Proteins co-encoded in one Halorussus salinus genomic window:
- a CDS encoding polysaccharide deacetylase family protein, with protein MGSVVLSLDAELAWGFHDHETMPEDRVTAARESWLRLLDTFDDHDIPATWAVVGHLLLDSCDGDHESHPTPDGWFDRDPGTWEGRDEQWYGQKLVDAIEEADADHEVASHTYSHVEMGHTDREVASAEMRECVELAEERGLSVDSVVFPRNYVGHRDVLAAYGVKAYRGTQPRRWYDRGPLGSAAKLLGWPTGTVSPTLVTPEEDEYGLINIPASLYLFCFEGRGRSAVERVTDDPVVSMAKRGIDRASAEEGVFHMWLHPNNLTEERDFERMEAILSYLAQVRDTTPLRVETMESIAADIKDDEPLPREPIGPR; from the coding sequence ATGGGTTCTGTCGTACTCTCCCTCGACGCCGAACTCGCGTGGGGGTTCCACGACCACGAGACGATGCCAGAAGACCGGGTTACGGCGGCCCGCGAGTCGTGGCTCCGACTCCTCGACACGTTCGACGACCACGATATTCCGGCGACGTGGGCGGTCGTCGGCCACCTCCTGCTGGACTCCTGTGACGGCGACCACGAGTCTCACCCGACGCCGGACGGGTGGTTCGACCGCGACCCCGGCACGTGGGAGGGCCGGGACGAGCAGTGGTACGGCCAGAAACTCGTAGACGCCATCGAGGAGGCCGACGCCGACCACGAGGTCGCGAGCCACACCTACTCCCACGTCGAGATGGGCCACACCGACCGGGAGGTCGCCTCCGCGGAGATGCGCGAGTGCGTCGAACTCGCCGAGGAGCGCGGCCTCTCGGTCGATTCGGTCGTCTTTCCGCGAAACTACGTCGGCCACCGCGACGTGCTGGCGGCCTACGGCGTGAAGGCCTACCGCGGGACCCAACCCCGGCGGTGGTACGACCGCGGCCCGCTCGGGTCCGCGGCCAAGCTACTGGGGTGGCCCACGGGAACCGTCTCGCCGACGCTGGTCACGCCCGAGGAGGACGAGTACGGGCTGATAAACATCCCGGCCTCGCTCTACTTGTTCTGCTTCGAGGGCCGGGGCCGGAGCGCCGTCGAGCGCGTCACCGACGACCCCGTCGTCAGCATGGCCAAGCGCGGCATCGACCGCGCGAGCGCCGAGGAGGGCGTCTTTCACATGTGGCTCCACCCGAACAACCTGACCGAGGAACGGGACTTCGAGCGAATGGAGGCCATCCTCTCGTACCTCGCGCAGGTCCGGGACACGACGCCGCTCCGCGTCGAGACGATGGAGTCCATCGCCGCCGACATCAAGGACGACGAACCGCTCCCGCGCGAGCCTATCGGCCCGCGCTAA
- a CDS encoding lysylphosphatidylglycerol synthase transmembrane domain-containing protein: protein MSTETSGEVFDRRTTVKVVAGFVVAGLLLYFFGRVIGWGEIARTFAGANLTWLGLACLSTVVSLVVWAKSWDVILCTVGIDVPFRKIITTYFAATFADYATPFGKAGGGPFIAYVLAADTEANYQDSLASVVTADLLNLLPFFTFAGLGTLALLIQGEVPKQAEMLVAGLGGMAVLLPLVIYGSYRHQNLVERLVMKVVGPVAERVERVDAENVRERIEEFYGLVERIATSRRQLAKTLVYAYVGWLFFAAPLYFAALTLGVGDQLTPILVLFVVPASSLAGIVPTPGGVGGVEFALVGLIVALTTLQADVAASAALVYRVASYWFALALGGVAAFFVIHRS from the coding sequence ATGTCCACCGAAACGTCCGGCGAGGTGTTCGACCGGCGCACGACGGTCAAGGTCGTGGCCGGATTCGTCGTCGCCGGACTCCTGCTGTACTTCTTCGGTCGGGTAATCGGCTGGGGCGAAATCGCGCGGACGTTCGCGGGAGCGAATCTGACGTGGCTCGGACTGGCCTGCCTCTCGACGGTGGTCTCGCTAGTCGTCTGGGCGAAGTCGTGGGACGTGATTCTCTGTACGGTCGGCATCGACGTGCCCTTCCGGAAGATCATCACGACCTACTTCGCGGCCACGTTCGCCGACTACGCGACGCCGTTCGGCAAGGCGGGCGGCGGCCCGTTCATCGCCTACGTGCTGGCGGCCGACACCGAGGCCAACTATCAGGACAGCCTCGCGAGCGTGGTGACCGCCGACCTGCTCAACCTCCTGCCGTTCTTCACGTTCGCGGGACTCGGCACGCTCGCGCTCCTGATACAGGGCGAGGTCCCCAAGCAGGCCGAGATGCTCGTGGCCGGACTCGGCGGGATGGCGGTTCTCCTCCCGCTGGTCATCTACGGCTCCTACCGCCATCAGAACCTCGTGGAACGGTTGGTGATGAAGGTCGTCGGCCCCGTCGCCGAGCGAGTCGAGCGCGTGGACGCCGAGAACGTCCGCGAGCGCATCGAGGAGTTCTACGGGTTGGTGGAGCGAATCGCGACGAGTCGCCGCCAACTCGCCAAGACGCTGGTCTACGCCTACGTGGGGTGGCTCTTCTTCGCCGCGCCGCTCTACTTCGCGGCGCTGACGCTGGGCGTCGGCGACCAACTCACCCCGATACTCGTCCTGTTCGTCGTCCCCGCGAGTTCGCTGGCTGGCATCGTTCCCACGCCGGGCGGCGTCGGCGGCGTCGAGTTCGCGCTGGTGGGGCTAATCGTCGCACTGACGACGCTACAGGCCGACGTGGCCGCCAGCGCCGCGCTGGTCTACCGGGTCGCGAGCTACTGGTTCGCGCTCGCGCTCGGGGGCGTCGCGGCGTTCTTCGTCATCCACCGAAGCTGA
- a CDS encoding type II/IV secretion system ATPase subunit translates to MRRPHLRDYLKRFKQFTGEFPRLIDEPDDEWEADKPNVIYPVGGPIYCHVYGDVGQDTEYYAVEPELSGTEQELFGKVRGEILEKSVKKPAPQDEAEYDDRIEELLDDTVLVNNGDDGGGGGRRNLQNVSADKILDWIKNVSYNDFKQGVRGFSTDDIVRYVKDFTNIGTYEVSEQTYENIRYRLNRDIVGFGPLEPIMRDPANEDIHVIGPHETYVDHGTFGMLGTSVDFGSPDRFDNWLRNMGERIGDPVSDSDPIVDSTLPDGSRINIIYSDDVSLKGPSLTIRQGEGTPLSVAQITKWGTLSPKLAAYLWLCLENEQTVFVVGETASGKTTTLNCIMSFIPRDSKIYTAEDTAEVLPPHDTWQQLLTREGGGEDSTDVDMFDLVAAALRSRPDYIVVGEVRGEEGRMAFQAAQTGHPVMLTFHASDIVSMIQRFTGDPINIPETFMDNADVALFQNRVKQGDDVLRRVTSVQEIEGYSKEMGGVVTRQSFYWDPVEDEIVFQGMNNSYVLEEQIATLLGYENTRDIYNELDFRAELMERMIEENILGYHEVNETIEAFQRDGVDGLPFDIHRSID, encoded by the coding sequence ATGCGGCGACCCCACCTGCGGGACTACCTGAAGCGATTCAAGCAGTTCACCGGCGAGTTCCCGAGACTCATCGACGAACCGGACGACGAGTGGGAGGCGGACAAGCCCAACGTCATCTACCCGGTCGGCGGTCCCATCTACTGTCACGTCTACGGCGACGTGGGCCAAGACACCGAGTACTACGCGGTCGAACCCGAACTCTCGGGCACCGAGCAGGAACTGTTCGGCAAGGTCCGGGGCGAGATTTTGGAGAAGAGCGTCAAGAAGCCCGCGCCCCAAGACGAAGCCGAGTACGACGACCGCATCGAGGAGTTGCTGGACGACACGGTGTTGGTCAACAACGGCGACGACGGCGGCGGTGGCGGTCGGAGGAACCTCCAGAACGTCTCGGCCGACAAAATTCTCGACTGGATAAAGAACGTCTCGTACAACGATTTCAAGCAGGGCGTCCGGGGGTTCTCGACCGACGACATCGTCCGGTACGTCAAGGACTTCACCAACATCGGCACCTACGAGGTGTCCGAACAGACCTACGAGAACATCCGGTATCGGCTGAATCGGGACATCGTCGGGTTCGGGCCGCTGGAGCCCATCATGCGCGACCCGGCGAACGAGGACATCCACGTCATCGGCCCCCACGAGACGTACGTGGACCACGGCACGTTCGGCATGCTCGGGACCAGCGTGGACTTCGGGTCGCCCGACCGCTTCGACAACTGGCTGCGAAACATGGGCGAACGAATCGGCGACCCCGTGAGTGACTCCGACCCCATCGTGGACTCGACCCTGCCGGACGGGTCGCGTATCAACATCATCTACTCCGACGACGTGAGCCTGAAGGGACCGAGCCTCACCATCCGTCAGGGCGAGGGGACGCCCCTCTCGGTCGCTCAGATTACCAAGTGGGGAACGCTGTCGCCCAAGCTGGCGGCGTACCTCTGGCTCTGTCTGGAGAACGAACAGACCGTGTTCGTGGTCGGGGAGACGGCGTCCGGGAAGACCACGACCCTGAACTGCATCATGTCGTTCATCCCCCGCGACAGCAAGATTTACACCGCGGAGGACACCGCCGAGGTCCTACCTCCTCACGACACGTGGCAGCAACTCCTGACCCGCGAGGGCGGCGGGGAAGACTCGACCGACGTAGACATGTTCGACCTCGTGGCGGCCGCGCTCCGTTCGCGCCCCGACTACATCGTCGTGGGTGAGGTCCGTGGCGAGGAGGGTCGCATGGCCTTCCAAGCCGCCCAGACCGGCCACCCGGTGATGCTGACGTTCCACGCCAGCGACATCGTCTCGATGATTCAGCGGTTCACCGGCGACCCCATCAACATCCCCGAGACGTTCATGGACAACGCCGACGTGGCGCTGTTCCAGAACCGGGTCAAGCAGGGCGACGACGTGCTTCGTCGGGTGACCTCGGTGCAGGAGATCGAGGGGTACTCGAAGGAGATGGGCGGGGTCGTCACCCGCCAGTCGTTCTACTGGGACCCCGTGGAGGACGAGATCGTCTTCCAAGGCATGAACAACTCCTACGTCCTCGAAGAGCAAATAGCGACCCTGCTCGGGTACGAGAACACCCGCGACATCTACAACGAGTTGGACTTCCGCGCGGAACTCATGGAGCGCATGATAGAGGAGAACATTCTGGGCTACCACGAGGTCAACGAGACCATCGAGGCGTTCCAGCGCGACGGCGTGGACGGGTTGCCCTTCGACATCCACCGGTCCATCGACTGA
- a CDS encoding PAS domain-containing protein: MGHAIRVLLVDDDPAIADLTATHLERASDRIETVVETRPAAALDRVTDDAVDCVVSDYEMPQMDGLELLDAVRETASSLPFILFTGRGSEEIASEAISAGVTDYLQKETGSDQYAVLANRVENAVAQYRAEREAEEADEQIRRIFERITDAFFALDDEWRFTHVNERAADFFGRQADELLGEDIREAFSEEMGDQFRAAYRKALEVQEPVTLEAESTFQPGNWLEVRVYPAEDGLSVYFRDVTERRRAQMELRETKQKIEALHDVAARAVRCTTEQDIYDLAIEAAEEILAFDLCTVDAAEGDQLVTRAVSKVVSTDGYYERTPVDEEDNLAARVYREGETSLVEDLHEADAVPAESEYRSALTVPLDEFAVFQAVSKNVDGFDYGDRELAELLAAHLSEALARVRTETELRTERDRFAALFENVPNAVVRYEIDGTDAVCRSVNPAFEDVFGWHEADIVGDPVDDYILPDGQREEGEALNERVSHGRRIEGAEVHRTTADGGRDFLLHTAPAGNGDESEAFAIYVDISEQKERERQLARQNERLEEFASVVSHDLRNPLNVALGRFDLLADEVESDHLAPIGRSLDRMDGLVGDLLTLAREGQVVADPEPVSLSTAVEGAWETVDTGESSLLVADDAVIEADEARFRELLENLFRNAVEHGDEATLVEVGLLEDGRGFYVADDGPGIPEDECEKVFDHGFTTDEEGTGFGLAIVSSIANAHGWNVEAVSCDSVEETAGTCTGARFEFSRVAVHDDASSER, from the coding sequence ATGGGCCACGCCATCCGCGTCCTGTTGGTGGACGACGACCCGGCCATCGCGGACCTGACCGCTACGCACTTAGAGCGGGCGAGCGACCGCATCGAGACGGTCGTCGAGACCCGTCCGGCGGCCGCACTCGACCGCGTAACCGACGACGCGGTCGACTGCGTGGTCAGCGACTACGAGATGCCCCAGATGGACGGCCTCGAACTACTGGACGCGGTCCGCGAGACAGCCTCGTCGCTTCCCTTCATCCTGTTCACCGGCCGTGGTAGCGAGGAGATCGCCTCCGAAGCCATCTCCGCTGGCGTCACCGACTACCTCCAGAAGGAGACCGGGTCGGACCAGTACGCCGTGCTGGCCAACCGCGTCGAAAACGCCGTCGCCCAGTACCGCGCCGAGCGGGAGGCCGAGGAGGCCGACGAGCAGATTCGGCGCATCTTCGAGCGCATCACGGACGCCTTCTTCGCGCTGGACGACGAGTGGCGGTTCACCCACGTCAACGAGCGCGCGGCCGACTTTTTCGGTCGGCAGGCCGACGAGTTGCTCGGCGAGGACATCCGCGAGGCGTTCTCCGAGGAGATGGGCGACCAGTTCCGGGCGGCCTACCGGAAGGCCCTCGAAGTGCAGGAACCGGTCACGCTGGAGGCCGAATCGACGTTCCAGCCCGGCAACTGGCTGGAAGTTCGGGTCTACCCCGCCGAGGACGGCCTGTCGGTCTACTTCCGGGACGTGACCGAGCGCCGACGCGCCCAGATGGAACTGCGCGAGACCAAACAGAAGATAGAGGCGCTTCACGACGTTGCCGCCCGCGCGGTCAGGTGTACGACCGAGCAGGACATCTACGACCTCGCTATCGAGGCCGCAGAGGAGATTCTGGCGTTCGACCTCTGTACGGTGGACGCCGCGGAGGGCGACCAGTTAGTCACGAGAGCCGTCTCGAAGGTCGTCTCGACCGACGGCTACTACGAGCGGACGCCCGTGGACGAGGAGGACAACCTCGCGGCCCGCGTCTACCGAGAGGGCGAGACCTCGCTGGTCGAGGACCTCCACGAGGCCGACGCGGTGCCCGCCGAGAGCGAGTACCGGTCGGCGCTGACCGTTCCGTTGGACGAGTTCGCCGTGTTCCAAGCGGTCTCGAAGAACGTGGACGGCTTCGACTACGGCGACCGAGAACTCGCCGAACTGCTGGCGGCCCACCTCTCGGAGGCGCTGGCCCGCGTCCGGACCGAGACCGAACTCCGGACCGAGCGCGACCGGTTCGCCGCGCTGTTCGAGAACGTGCCCAACGCGGTCGTCCGGTACGAAATCGACGGGACCGACGCGGTGTGTCGGTCGGTCAACCCGGCGTTCGAGGACGTGTTCGGCTGGCACGAGGCGGACATCGTCGGCGACCCCGTGGACGACTACATCCTGCCCGACGGCCAGCGCGAGGAGGGCGAGGCGCTCAACGAGCGCGTGAGCCACGGCCGTCGCATCGAGGGTGCGGAGGTCCACCGCACGACCGCCGACGGCGGCCGGGACTTCCTGCTCCACACCGCCCCGGCGGGCAACGGCGACGAGAGCGAGGCGTTCGCCATCTACGTCGATATCAGCGAGCAGAAAGAGCGCGAGCGCCAACTCGCCCGCCAGAACGAGCGGTTAGAGGAGTTCGCCAGCGTCGTCAGCCACGACCTCCGGAACCCGCTGAACGTCGCGCTGGGCCGGTTCGACCTACTGGCCGACGAGGTCGAGAGCGACCACCTCGCGCCCATCGGCCGGTCGTTGGACCGGATGGACGGACTGGTCGGGGACCTCCTCACGCTCGCCCGAGAGGGACAGGTCGTGGCCGACCCCGAACCGGTCTCGCTCTCGACCGCGGTCGAAGGAGCGTGGGAGACCGTCGATACCGGCGAGTCGTCGCTCCTCGTCGCCGACGACGCGGTGATCGAGGCCGACGAAGCCAGATTCCGGGAACTGTTGGAGAACCTGTTCCGGAACGCCGTCGAACACGGCGACGAGGCGACCCTCGTGGAGGTCGGTCTGCTGGAGGACGGCCGGGGCTTCTACGTCGCCGACGACGGGCCGGGCATCCCCGAAGACGAGTGCGAGAAGGTGTTCGACCACGGCTTCACGACCGACGAGGAGGGAACCGGGTTCGGCCTCGCAATCGTCTCGTCCATCGCCAACGCTCACGGCTGGAACGTCGAGGCTGTGAGTTGCGACTCGGTCGAGGAGACCGCCGGGACGTGTACCGGCGCGCGTTTCGAGTTCTCGCGAGTGGCGGTCCACGACGACGCGTCGTCGGAACGTTGA
- a CDS encoding TrkA C-terminal domain-containing protein, with amino-acid sequence MVSVYPILSLLVIFALSLLVVRVGSVALRMTGLSPDVASFQATSAFSGAGYTTEEAERVVETPERRTVTKALIRLGSLGLVSTISSLVLSFTDAAGEELPNFVTIVAGVGGLVLLARSDWFNRLVTPVIEWGLRRTTDLDLRDYTRVLGLQREYRVAEVEVDAGDWLADESLADLDLPAEGVLVLGVRRGDTYIGAPRSDTEVRPGDVVVLYGKEDRLRELSDRESGDDRTREYAVADHERDLEVQDELVGEETESERQR; translated from the coding sequence ATGGTTTCGGTCTATCCGATTCTCTCACTGCTGGTTATCTTCGCGCTCTCACTACTCGTCGTCAGAGTCGGGTCGGTCGCGCTACGTATGACCGGGCTGTCGCCCGACGTGGCCTCGTTTCAGGCCACGTCCGCGTTCTCGGGTGCCGGGTACACGACTGAGGAGGCCGAGCGAGTCGTCGAGACGCCCGAGCGACGGACCGTCACGAAGGCTCTCATCCGCCTCGGAAGCCTCGGTCTCGTCAGCACCATCTCGTCGCTCGTTCTCTCGTTCACGGACGCCGCCGGCGAAGAGTTGCCCAACTTCGTGACTATCGTCGCCGGCGTCGGTGGACTAGTACTGCTCGCGCGGAGCGACTGGTTCAATCGGCTGGTCACGCCGGTCATCGAGTGGGGGCTTCGACGCACCACCGACCTCGACCTCCGAGACTACACGCGAGTCCTCGGTCTTCAGCGGGAGTATCGTGTCGCGGAAGTCGAGGTCGACGCGGGTGACTGGCTCGCCGATGAGTCGCTGGCCGACCTCGACCTCCCCGCGGAAGGAGTGTTGGTCCTCGGCGTGCGGCGCGGCGACACCTACATCGGTGCGCCGCGGTCGGACACGGAAGTTAGACCGGGCGATGTCGTCGTGCTGTACGGAAAAGAAGACCGGTTGCGCGAACTCTCGGACCGCGAGAGCGGTGACGACCGAACACGCGAATACGCCGTCGCGGACCACGAGCGGGACCTCGAAGTGCAAGATGAACTCGTGGGCGAGGAGACCGAAAGCGAACGCCAGCGGTGA
- the flaJ gene encoding archaellar assembly protein FlaJ, whose protein sequence is MATNEQSGDAPKDVKDLLSGFMSSTIESYQHMETPVSRYLTLVVAPSAVFFLLTVVVFVVTDFPMLISVPIPLLGLLSIVVAVIYPKILRDQKRKEIEDRLHLFITHMTILSTANIDRVEVFRTLGEEEEYGALAEEMRRITQLVDTWNQSLDDALRIRANKSPSKPFADFLDRLAYTINAGQEIQDFLLSEQDVVIQNYVTIYEGSLQNLEVMKDLYLSMVLSVTFALVFATVLPILTGTNPTMTVSAVVVMFAFVQTGFLIMIRNTAPYDPVWYHPDHQTTDSEWRIRIAVAVGLLLTLALIAACLLVLMGRTSIDPSSIPLPILAAVPTTPLLIPGVVARREEEKIKERDEEFTSFIRALGATETAKQSTTTKVLQSLRGKDFGALTTNVSDLYKRLNMRIEPSMAWRHFTADSRSYLIQKFSEMFLVGRQMGGDPKKLGELISANMNEVLQLRERRAQSTVTLIGVLYGITAASTFAFFIGLEIVEVLSQMSIGLNSAQLDITTIIHTDVYDIPTIEYLLVIITLLNAVLSSLMIRIADGGHKVNSYMHFVFLMWSSSLIAVFTRIVVGSFLNV, encoded by the coding sequence ATGGCGACGAACGAACAATCCGGGGACGCCCCCAAGGACGTGAAAGACCTCCTCTCGGGGTTCATGTCCTCGACTATCGAGTCCTACCAGCACATGGAGACGCCGGTCTCCCGGTATCTCACGCTGGTCGTAGCTCCCTCCGCGGTCTTCTTCCTGCTGACCGTGGTGGTCTTCGTCGTCACCGACTTCCCGATGCTCATCTCCGTCCCGATTCCGCTGTTGGGACTGCTCTCCATCGTCGTCGCGGTCATCTACCCGAAGATTCTGCGCGACCAGAAGCGCAAGGAGATAGAGGACCGCCTCCACCTGTTCATCACTCACATGACCATCCTCTCGACCGCGAACATCGACCGCGTGGAGGTGTTCCGGACGCTCGGCGAAGAGGAGGAGTACGGCGCGCTCGCCGAGGAGATGCGTCGCATCACCCAACTCGTGGACACGTGGAACCAGAGTCTGGACGACGCCCTGCGCATCCGGGCGAACAAGTCCCCGAGCAAGCCGTTCGCCGACTTTCTGGACCGACTGGCCTACACCATCAACGCCGGGCAGGAGATTCAGGACTTCCTCCTGAGCGAACAGGACGTGGTGATTCAGAACTACGTCACCATCTACGAGGGGTCGCTACAGAACCTCGAAGTGATGAAGGACCTCTACCTCTCGATGGTTCTGTCCGTGACGTTCGCGCTGGTGTTCGCGACGGTCCTGCCGATTCTGACCGGTACGAACCCCACGATGACCGTCAGCGCCGTCGTCGTCATGTTCGCGTTCGTCCAGACGGGCTTTCTCATCATGATTCGCAACACCGCGCCGTACGACCCGGTGTGGTACCACCCCGACCACCAGACGACCGACTCGGAGTGGCGCATCCGCATCGCGGTCGCAGTCGGCCTCCTGCTCACGCTGGCGCTCATCGCGGCGTGTCTCCTCGTGTTGATGGGTCGGACGAGCATCGACCCGAGTTCGATTCCGCTCCCCATCCTCGCGGCGGTGCCGACCACGCCGCTGTTGATTCCCGGCGTCGTCGCGCGCCGCGAGGAGGAGAAGATAAAGGAGCGCGACGAGGAGTTCACCAGTTTCATCCGGGCGCTCGGCGCGACCGAGACCGCCAAGCAGAGTACCACCACCAAGGTTCTCCAGAGTCTGCGGGGCAAGGACTTCGGCGCGCTGACCACGAACGTCAGCGACCTCTACAAGCGCCTCAACATGCGCATCGAACCGTCGATGGCGTGGCGACACTTCACCGCCGACTCGCGGTCCTACCTCATCCAGAAGTTCAGCGAGATGTTCCTCGTCGGCCGACAGATGGGTGGCGACCCGAAGAAACTCGGCGAACTCATCTCCGCGAACATGAACGAGGTCCTGCAACTGCGCGAGCGCCGCGCCCAATCGACGGTCACCCTCATCGGCGTCCTATACGGTATCACCGCCGCCTCGACGTTCGCGTTCTTCATCGGCCTCGAAATCGTCGAGGTCCTCTCGCAGATGTCTATCGGCCTGAACAGCGCCCAACTCGACATCACGACCATCATCCACACCGACGTGTACGACATCCCGACCATCGAGTACCTGCTGGTCATCATCACCCTGCTGAACGCCGTCCTCTCGTCGCTGATGATTCGCATCGCGGACGGCGGCCACAAGGTCAACTCCTACATGCACTTCGTGTTCCTGATGTGGTCGTCCAGCCTCATCGCGGTGTTCACCCGAATCGTCGTCGGGTCGTTCCTGAACGTCTGA
- a CDS encoding CheF family chemotaxis protein, whose amino-acid sequence MSEKVIADFVARFSLDTFDSPEPVKGRIVLSRKRLVLASGDGSKTTVPLSAIFDINVGQVPGELESFFQDTITIAYRENDRRRSVVVEAGTDEVSRFKTVLFKAELNGTKAKVKHPARVGGRVTDASFRPSKLKIRPGEVRFVGDETVTVNLANVTHFQKDARDGGSVLVVRHADEGQSVTSEFAIEGDRRLNLLGRYLRLEYSELAQEAEEVTTSEDEMEALVAIYSGARSGDLAGTLGVDSSRVTMLLNDLREKGLIDEGQKGLSLTAQGQLLVSDRIESVNT is encoded by the coding sequence ATGTCCGAAAAGGTCATCGCCGACTTCGTCGCACGGTTCAGCCTCGACACGTTCGATTCGCCGGAACCGGTTAAGGGTCGAATCGTCCTCAGCCGGAAGCGTCTGGTGCTGGCCTCGGGCGACGGGTCGAAGACGACGGTCCCGCTGTCGGCCATCTTCGACATCAACGTCGGGCAGGTCCCCGGCGAACTCGAATCGTTCTTTCAGGACACCATCACCATCGCCTACCGGGAGAACGACCGTCGTCGGTCGGTGGTCGTCGAGGCCGGAACCGACGAGGTCTCGCGGTTCAAGACCGTGCTGTTCAAAGCCGAACTCAACGGTACGAAGGCGAAAGTCAAGCACCCCGCGCGGGTCGGCGGCCGCGTGACCGACGCGTCGTTCCGACCGTCGAAGCTCAAGATTCGGCCCGGCGAGGTCCGGTTCGTCGGCGACGAGACGGTGACGGTGAACCTCGCGAACGTCACTCACTTCCAGAAGGACGCCCGCGACGGCGGGTCGGTCCTCGTGGTCCGCCACGCCGACGAGGGCCAGTCGGTCACCTCGGAGTTCGCCATCGAGGGCGACCGGCGACTCAACCTGTTGGGACGCTATCTGCGGCTCGAATACTCCGAACTCGCCCAAGAGGCCGAGGAGGTCACGACCTCCGAGGACGAGATGGAGGCGCTGGTCGCCATCTACTCGGGGGCGCGCAGCGGCGACCTCGCCGGGACGCTCGGCGTCGATTCGAGTCGGGTCACGATGCTGCTGAACGACCTCCGGGAGAAGGGACTCATCGACGAGGGCCAGAAGGGCCTGTCGCTGACCGCACAGGGGCAACTCCTCGTCAGCGACCGCATCGAGTCGGTGAACACTTAG